One Salvelinus sp. IW2-2015 unplaced genomic scaffold, ASM291031v2 Un_scaffold516, whole genome shotgun sequence DNA segment encodes these proteins:
- the LOC112068455 gene encoding C-type natriuretic peptide 3-like has product MKMISNIPFFCLTALVLLNLVGANPMSNLQSLKQLLEEESRVPYYASEEMGVDGKDLNTENIAEEVPPWDSEDARNSALTGKEDVIARLLNDIMTTPKRSWSRFKKGGLRSCFGVRLERIGSFSGLGC; this is encoded by the exons ATGAAAATGATTTCAAATATCCCATTTTTCTGTTTAACTGCGCTTGTACTTCTGAACTTGGTAGGAGCCAACCCCATGTCAAACCTACAG AGCTTGAAACAGCTTCTGGAGGAGGAGAGTCGTGTACCATATTACGCGTCGGAGGAGATGGGGGTGGATGGGAAAGACTTGAATACAGAGAACATCGCGGAAGAGGTGCCTCCTTGGGACTCCGAAGACGCAAGGAATTCTGCGCTGACGGGAAAGGAGGACGTAATTGCGCGTCTTCTCAATGACATTATGACGACCCCCAAGCGCTCGTGGAGCCGGTTCAAGAAGGGTGGACTGAGAAGCTGCTTCGGCGTCAGGCTAGAGCGAATTGGGTCATTCAGTGGGCTTGGATGCTAA
- the LOC112068456 gene encoding ventricular natriuretic peptide-like: MAKXHIFFGYIVLIMTHSVSWENLYASRNVQELENIKDLIQRLEDKLTVNEENDVYPSESEDVDAADMXDIENSPAAIRGQKERMVINAAKIIAPESPVVSRLKDLIGLRRTAKSFNSCFGNRIERIGSWSGLGCNNVKTGNKKIISGN, from the exons ATGGCAAAARTGCATATTTTCTTTGGATATATCGTATTAATAATGACGCACAGTGTGAGCTGGGAAAATCTATATGCCAGTAGGAATGTTCAAGAGTTGGAAAATATCAAG GACCTGATCCAGCGGCTCGAGGACAAGTTGACGGTTAACGAGGAAAATGACGTTTATCCGTCAGAGTCTGAGGACGTGGACGCAGCCGATATGGWGGATATTGAGAACTCGCCCGCGGCGATCCgggggcagaaggagagaatGGTAATCAACGCAGCCAAAATAATTGCCCCCGAAAGCCCTGTGGTGTCACGTCTGAAAGATCTAATCGGTTTGAGGAGGACGGCCAAATCGTTCAACAGCTGTTTCGGTAACCGGATTGAGAGAATCGGCTCGTGGAGCGGACTGGGGTGCAATAACGTCAAGACTG GTAACAAGAAGATAATATCAGGGAACTGA
- the LOC112068457 gene encoding brain natriuretic peptide-like, which translates to MQLSNIPLFGLILFLNLPLLSAYPVYNGLLTNDDMDVLKVLLHRLEESIPERSEVERVXTEKLDDMTLEAIAMVAEDESEQQQNRLDKSAIREFLSARDLKTVRNDSTSKRYSGCFGRRLDRIGSMSSLGCNTVGKYNPKRR; encoded by the exons ATGCAGCTCTCCAACATTCCTCTTTTTGGCCTTATCCTGTTCTTAAATCTGCCGCTGCTCAGCGCATATCCTGTCTACAATGGGTTACTGACCAATGATGACATGGATGTCTTAAAG GTACTTCTCCATCGACTTGAAGAGTCCATTCCTGAGCGGAGCGAGGTTGAGCGGGTCYCCACAGAAAAGTTGGACGACATGACTCTCGAAGCCATCGCAATGGTTGCAGAGGATGAGAGTGAGCAACAACAAAACCGACTCGACAAATCCGCAATAAGAGAGTTCCTCTCGGCTCGGGACCTGAAAACTGTCCGAAACGACTCAACATCGAAGAGATACTCGGGCTGCTTCGGGCGAAGGCTAGACCGAATCGGCTCAATGAGCTCTCTTGGATGCAACACGGTTGGCAAATACA ATCCAAAGAGAAGATGA